One part of the Tenacibaculum sp. 190130A14a genome encodes these proteins:
- a CDS encoding phage tail protein, translated as MNLKTKLFGGILLVFLSITNINAQQEGFLGEIKMFGGNFAPRGWAFCEGQLLAISQNTALFSILGTTYGGDGRTTFGLPDLRGRVAISAGRGPGLQDYRQGAKGGSELRTLNITQIPSHNHMMSLANVTGSALIPVNTEAGNEDESNPGAGVLANTGADRFSSEATPNAIYGGRNVPIVLTGNGLIGNTGGNQSFDNRQPFTTVRYIICLQGVFPSRN; from the coding sequence ATGAATTTAAAAACTAAATTATTCGGGGGAATACTACTAGTATTTTTATCAATCACCAACATCAATGCTCAACAAGAAGGATTTCTTGGAGAAATTAAAATGTTCGGAGGAAATTTTGCTCCAAGAGGGTGGGCTTTTTGTGAAGGACAATTATTAGCAATTTCTCAAAACACTGCTTTATTTTCAATACTAGGAACAACATACGGAGGAGACGGAAGAACAACTTTTGGTTTACCAGATTTAAGAGGTAGGGTAGCTATCAGTGCAGGAAGAGGACCTGGATTACAAGATTACAGACAAGGGGCTAAAGGAGGATCTGAATTGAGAACATTAAACATTACTCAAATACCAAGTCATAATCATATGATGTCATTAGCAAATGTTACCGGGAGTGCGCTGATTCCAGTTAATACAGAAGCAGGAAATGAAGATGAATCAAATCCAGGTGCAGGTGTTTTAGCCAATACCGGAGCTGATCGTTTTTCTTCAGAAGCAACACCTAATGCAATATATGGTGGGCGAAATGTTCCTATTGTTCTTACAGGTAATGGTCTTATTGGAAATACAGGAGGTAATCAATCTTTTGACAATAGACAACCTTTTACTACTGTTCGTTATATCATATGCCTACAAGGTGTATTTCCATCAAGAAATTAA
- a CDS encoding rhomboid family intramembrane serine protease encodes MTDVPKFNFGNVFVILKMMKTEEKLQYSNSIFLIPTILVFSIWFIYYLEIRFGWNFNKFGVLPRKLSGLKGVFFTHFIHSGTKHLFNNSVPLFVLTASLFYFYKEVASKVLIYGALLTGMLTWIIGRESYHIGASGVVYLLFSFVFFSGIIRKHFRLISMSLIVIFLYGSMIWYIFPVKEGMSWEGHLSGFLMGLVFAYIYRNTGIVKEKFVFTKTEFDDMFDEDGNYVPPVYNEEIEEEVGSTDLTRDISFTYEIKKNED; translated from the coding sequence ATGACAGATGTTCCGAAATTTAACTTTGGAAATGTTTTTGTTATTTTAAAAATGATGAAAACAGAAGAAAAATTACAATATTCAAATTCTATATTTTTAATTCCGACAATATTAGTGTTTAGTATTTGGTTTATTTACTATTTAGAAATTCGTTTTGGTTGGAATTTTAACAAGTTTGGAGTGTTACCGAGAAAATTGAGTGGTTTAAAGGGGGTTTTCTTTACACATTTTATACATAGCGGTACCAAACATCTTTTTAATAATTCAGTGCCTTTATTCGTGCTTACAGCAAGCCTTTTTTATTTTTATAAAGAGGTAGCGTCCAAAGTTTTGATTTATGGAGCTTTGTTAACTGGAATGTTAACTTGGATAATAGGAAGAGAATCTTATCATATTGGTGCCAGTGGAGTGGTGTACTTATTATTCAGTTTTGTTTTTTTTAGCGGAATTATAAGGAAGCATTTCAGATTAATATCAATGTCGCTAATTGTTATATTTTTATATGGAAGTATGATATGGTATATATTTCCTGTTAAAGAAGGTATGTCATGGGAAGGGCACTTGTCTGGTTTTTTGATGGGGTTAGTGTTTGCCTATATTTATAGGAATACTGGAATTGTTAAAGAGAAGTTTGTTTTTACCAAAACTGAATTTGATGATATGTTTGATGAAGATGGGAATTATGTACCACCAGTATATAACGAGGAAATAGAGGAGGAGGTAGGCTCCACTGATTTAACAAGAGATATTAGTTTTACCTATGAAATAAAAAAGAATGAGGATTAA
- a CDS encoding polysaccharide deacetylase family protein, which translates to MILIYSHKVTPRIRYIFKHIFTRILLIDIDFTTKVEDFVAFNGPKLSYNKVPLGKEFFIRSHDLLFQQGVRDVDIHIEKWEGIPSFFSAGERSAIPFDIFAASFYLITRYEEYLPHIKDNHGRFTAKESIAYQHGFLEKPLIDIWAYKLRKVLQEKYPDYQYQERVYKYISTIDVDNAYCYKHKGIIRTIAGFLKDASQFKIFNLWDRFAVRFGIKKDPFYTFNEILDLRKELNIRTIFFFLIGDYTTYDTNVSTSKSKFKLLIKEMVDYARVGLHPSYYTSTDIVMLKKEKERLENITNMPIIRSRQHYLKFNLPDTYQRLIDLEIKEDYSMGYASHVGFRASTCTPYYFYDLDFEIQTPLKIFPFALMDTTLNDYMKLTPKQSLGKIRDIKNEVKRVNGTLITLFHNESLSNYQRWKGWKRVYGTMLKMVKND; encoded by the coding sequence ATGATACTTATTTACTCACATAAAGTAACTCCAAGAATTCGGTATATCTTTAAACATATTTTTACCAGAATTTTATTAATTGATATAGATTTTACCACAAAAGTAGAGGATTTTGTTGCTTTTAATGGGCCTAAGTTATCTTATAATAAGGTTCCATTAGGAAAGGAGTTTTTTATTCGAAGTCATGATCTACTTTTTCAACAAGGGGTAAGAGATGTTGATATTCATATAGAAAAATGGGAAGGGATACCCAGTTTCTTTTCAGCAGGGGAGAGGTCGGCAATCCCTTTTGATATTTTCGCTGCTAGTTTTTACTTAATTACTAGATATGAAGAATATCTGCCGCATATAAAGGATAATCATGGACGATTTACAGCCAAAGAGAGTATTGCGTATCAACATGGTTTTTTGGAAAAACCGCTTATAGATATTTGGGCTTACAAGTTAAGGAAGGTTTTACAAGAAAAGTATCCTGATTATCAGTACCAAGAAAGAGTATATAAGTATATATCAACAATTGATGTAGATAATGCTTATTGTTATAAACACAAAGGAATTATTAGAACGATAGCAGGTTTTTTGAAGGATGCTTCACAGTTTAAAATATTTAATTTATGGGATCGCTTTGCGGTTAGGTTTGGAATAAAAAAAGATCCATTTTACACTTTTAATGAGATTTTGGACTTAAGAAAAGAATTGAATATTAGAACCATTTTCTTTTTCTTAATTGGAGATTATACAACCTATGATACTAATGTGTCAACATCAAAAAGCAAGTTTAAATTGTTGATTAAAGAAATGGTTGACTATGCAAGAGTAGGATTGCATCCTTCGTATTACACATCTACAGATATTGTTATGCTCAAAAAAGAAAAAGAGCGTTTGGAGAACATAACTAATATGCCCATTATAAGATCTAGACAACATTATTTGAAGTTTAATTTGCCAGATACGTATCAACGATTGATAGATTTAGAAATAAAAGAAGACTATTCCATGGGATATGCAAGTCATGTAGGCTTTCGAGCAAGTACTTGTACCCCTTATTATTTTTATGATTTGGACTTTGAGATTCAGACTCCATTGAAAATTTTCCCGTTTGCTCTAATGGATACAACTCTTAATGACTACATGAAGTTAACACCGAAGCAGTCTTTAGGAAAAATAAGAGATATTAAAAACGAAGTTAAACGAGTAAACGGAACATTAATTACGCTGTTTCATAATGAAAGTTTGAGTAATTATCAAAGATGGAAAGGTTGGAAACGAGTATACGGTACCATGTTAAAAATGGTGAAAAATGACTAA
- the radC gene encoding RadC family protein, whose protein sequence is MKNKYSIKSWALDDRPRERLVLKGKFSLSDTELLAILIRSGNREESAVDLAKRMLLSVNNSLHKLSKLSIEELMNFKGIGEAKAVSIVTALELGKRRQFQTNEVKPKVSCSKDVFLVTQPLIGDLSHEEFWVLFFNNANEIIAKQQLSKGGFTGTIVDIRLLFKRALELQSIAIIVCHNHPSGKLKPSKSDIHLTRKIKKAGETLDIKLLDHLIITEKAYFSFVDEGVL, encoded by the coding sequence ATGAAAAATAAATATTCCATTAAATCTTGGGCTTTAGATGATAGACCAAGAGAGAGATTAGTATTAAAAGGGAAGTTTTCACTTTCAGATACAGAGCTGTTAGCTATATTAATACGATCTGGAAATAGAGAAGAATCTGCTGTAGATTTAGCCAAACGAATGCTCTTGTCGGTAAATAATAGCTTACATAAACTTTCTAAGTTATCTATTGAAGAACTTATGAATTTTAAAGGTATTGGAGAAGCAAAAGCCGTTAGTATTGTCACTGCATTAGAATTAGGAAAACGAAGACAGTTTCAAACCAATGAAGTAAAACCAAAAGTGTCTTGTTCTAAAGATGTATTTCTTGTTACGCAACCGTTAATTGGAGATTTAAGCCACGAAGAGTTTTGGGTGCTTTTTTTTAACAATGCCAATGAAATTATAGCCAAACAGCAACTTAGTAAGGGAGGTTTTACAGGAACAATTGTAGACATACGGTTGTTGTTTAAGAGGGCTTTAGAATTACAATCAATTGCAATTATAGTCTGTCATAATCATCCTTCAGGAAAACTAAAGCCAAGTAAATCAGATATTCATCTTACTAGAAAGATTAAAAAAGCTGGAGAAACCTTAGACATTAAATTACTAGATCATTTAATAATTACCGAAAAAGCGTATTTTAGCTTTGTTGATGAAGGTGTTTTGTAA
- a CDS encoding DUF5723 family protein — protein sequence MKKCLYLLVMLCVVIFKSVKAQNKKLLYDFDEIPQTMLLNPSVKPTYKWHVGIPFISGISFDAGLSEVTVADLFRNDGVDFTVKVRNAIDRISTEDYVSINNQIEILSGSFKLNQRDHLSFGFYTEFDFFANYPKDIIDLVNDGNTTNLNRTFLLSQANVKTELISVLHAGIARKLNDKMTIGGRFKVYSGIANVTTSGNTGSFTTRLGQNNIYTHSLSNISFNGYSSGVFFDDDIEASDIYGKLFLGNVGFGFDIGFTYQIDKQTKITASLLDIGYISYSKDNKNVAVRGNYTFSGIEFQYDSSNSDYWQNLIDDFKAQVPSEENENSYAVMRPIKFNGSYKYSWGKSRNEESCYDMTYKEYYNNSVGAQIFSVFRPSGPKFALTGFYERRISKGINTKITYTIDDFSYTNFGLGLSTKIGKFQVYGLVDNLFGLSDIAATNSAAFQLGMNLIFK from the coding sequence ATGAAGAAGTGTTTATATCTATTAGTAATGCTTTGTGTGGTTATATTTAAATCAGTAAAAGCTCAGAATAAGAAGTTATTATACGATTTTGATGAGATACCTCAAACTATGTTATTAAATCCAAGTGTGAAACCTACTTATAAATGGCATGTAGGAATTCCTTTTATATCTGGTATTTCTTTTGATGCTGGTCTATCTGAAGTTACCGTTGCAGATTTGTTTAGAAATGATGGAGTAGATTTTACAGTAAAAGTAAGAAATGCTATCGATAGAATTTCTACTGAAGATTATGTAAGTATTAATAACCAGATAGAGATTTTAAGTGGTAGTTTTAAACTTAATCAAAGAGACCATCTCAGTTTTGGATTTTATACAGAATTTGATTTTTTTGCAAATTATCCAAAAGATATCATTGATTTAGTAAACGATGGAAATACAACTAATTTGAATAGAACATTTCTTTTGTCTCAAGCAAATGTTAAGACAGAACTAATAAGTGTATTACATGCTGGAATTGCCCGTAAACTGAATGATAAAATGACTATTGGAGGTCGATTTAAAGTTTACTCAGGAATAGCGAACGTTACAACAAGTGGTAATACAGGAAGTTTTACTACGCGTTTGGGACAAAATAATATATACACCCACAGCTTAAGTAATATTAGTTTTAATGGATACAGTTCAGGTGTTTTTTTTGATGATGATATAGAAGCCAGTGATATATATGGAAAACTTTTTTTGGGTAATGTAGGTTTTGGTTTTGATATAGGGTTTACGTATCAAATAGATAAACAAACCAAAATTACGGCGAGTTTATTGGATATCGGATATATATCTTATTCAAAGGATAATAAAAATGTAGCTGTAAGAGGGAATTATACATTTTCAGGAATAGAGTTTCAGTATGATAGTTCAAATAGTGATTATTGGCAAAACCTGATAGATGATTTTAAAGCACAAGTTCCTTCAGAAGAAAACGAAAATTCATATGCTGTTATGAGACCAATAAAATTTAATGGGTCTTATAAATATAGTTGGGGAAAAAGTAGAAATGAAGAGAGTTGTTATGATATGACTTATAAAGAATATTATAATAATTCTGTTGGAGCTCAAATCTTTTCTGTATTTAGACCATCAGGACCTAAATTTGCTCTGACAGGATTTTACGAACGAAGAATATCGAAAGGAATCAATACAAAAATTACATATACGATTGATGATTTCTCATATACAAACTTTGGTTTGGGGTTGTCGACTAAAATAGGTAAATTTCAGGTCTACGGATTAGTAGATAATTTATTTGGACTATCGGATATTGCAGCTACTAATTCCGCGGCTTTTCAATTGGGTATGAATTTAATATTTAAATAA
- the trkA gene encoding Trk system potassium transporter TrkA: MKIIIAGAGDVGFHLAKLLSYESQDTYVIDFDGEKLNYINNHLDVITKKGDATSINLLKEIGIASADLLLAVTESQNTNFTISVIGKALGVKKTIARINNPEFLKNDCINFQDYGVDFMISPEELAAEEINLLLRQSSFNDTVAFENGVFNVMGTTLGYKSPILDLTVKEAKEKFSIVDFITIAIKREGIAQTIIPRGDTVYKMNDQVYFSVPNYSIDKLYPIIGKEHIEIKNVMILGGSSIGHKTARNLCKDNFNVKLIERKKEKALSLAEELRHTLVINGDGRDLELLEGENIRNMDAFIAVTGDSETNIMSCLVAKSKGVKKTVALVENMDYINISQTIGIDTLINKKLIAASNIFRHIRKGEILALANLHNIDAEVFEFEVQPNAKVTKAPIKDLRFPREAVFGGVIRDEKPLMSFGDFQLQSGDKAIVFCLPEAISIVEDLFNNGKS, from the coding sequence ATGAAAATAATCATCGCCGGAGCTGGAGATGTTGGATTTCACTTAGCTAAACTTCTCTCTTATGAATCTCAAGATACTTATGTTATCGATTTTGATGGAGAGAAACTTAATTATATCAACAATCATTTAGATGTTATTACCAAAAAAGGTGATGCTACTTCTATTAACTTATTAAAAGAAATAGGTATTGCATCTGCAGATTTGTTGTTAGCAGTAACAGAAAGTCAAAATACTAATTTTACCATTTCTGTTATAGGAAAAGCTTTAGGTGTTAAAAAAACAATTGCTAGAATTAATAATCCTGAATTTTTAAAAAACGACTGTATTAATTTCCAGGATTATGGAGTTGATTTTATGATTTCTCCAGAAGAATTAGCTGCAGAAGAGATTAATCTTCTTTTACGTCAATCTTCATTTAACGACACTGTTGCTTTCGAAAATGGTGTTTTTAATGTCATGGGAACTACCTTGGGATATAAATCTCCCATTTTAGATTTAACAGTTAAAGAGGCTAAAGAAAAGTTTAGCATTGTTGATTTTATTACTATTGCAATTAAGCGAGAAGGAATAGCACAAACTATTATTCCACGTGGTGACACAGTATATAAAATGAACGACCAAGTATATTTCTCTGTTCCTAATTATAGCATTGATAAGTTATACCCAATTATTGGTAAAGAACATATTGAAATTAAAAATGTTATGATTTTAGGAGGTAGTAGCATTGGACATAAAACTGCTAGAAACTTATGTAAAGATAATTTTAACGTTAAACTGATTGAGCGTAAAAAAGAAAAGGCATTGAGTTTAGCAGAAGAGCTACGTCATACATTAGTTATTAATGGAGATGGTAGAGATTTAGAGCTTTTGGAAGGTGAAAACATTCGAAATATGGATGCTTTTATTGCCGTTACTGGAGATTCTGAAACAAATATCATGTCTTGTTTAGTAGCCAAATCAAAAGGAGTTAAGAAAACTGTTGCCCTAGTGGAAAACATGGACTATATCAATATCTCTCAAACCATTGGTATAGATACCCTTATTAATAAAAAATTAATTGCTGCTAGTAATATTTTTAGACATATACGCAAAGGAGAAATATTAGCATTAGCAAATTTACATAATATTGATGCTGAAGTTTTCGAATTTGAAGTGCAACCAAACGCTAAAGTAACCAAAGCTCCAATTAAAGATCTACGTTTTCCTAGAGAAGCGGTATTTGGAGGAGTTATTAGAGATGAAAAACCTTTAATGTCTTTTGGAGATTTTCAATTACAAAGTGGAGATAAAGCCATTGTTTTTTGTTTACCAGAAGCCATATCAATTGTAGAAGATTTATTCAATAATGGAAAATCTTAA
- the rlmB gene encoding 23S rRNA (guanosine(2251)-2'-O)-methyltransferase RlmB: MQESTTIFGIRAIIEAIDSGSSINKVYLQKGLRGDLYFQLEKLIKKNKISTSIVPTEKLDRLSKHNNHQGAVAKISPIEFYDLESLIEKTIESENTPLFLLLDQLSDVRNFGAIIRTAECTGVNGIIIQKSGSAPVNAETIKTSAGAAFKVPICKVDHIKDAIFQLQASDIKLVAATEKTEDSIYKVDMNQPIAIIMGSEHKGVSNSVLKMVDYKAKLPLLGEIESLNVSVACGAFLYETVRQRMS; encoded by the coding sequence ATGCAAGAATCAACAACAATATTTGGTATAAGAGCTATCATTGAAGCCATAGATAGCGGCTCATCAATAAATAAGGTATATTTACAAAAAGGACTGCGCGGTGATTTGTATTTTCAATTAGAAAAACTAATTAAAAAAAATAAAATTTCGACGAGTATAGTTCCTACAGAAAAGCTTGATCGCTTATCTAAACACAATAATCATCAAGGTGCCGTTGCAAAGATATCTCCAATAGAATTTTATGATTTAGAATCATTAATTGAAAAAACTATTGAATCAGAAAATACCCCTTTATTTTTATTATTGGATCAACTTTCTGATGTTCGTAATTTTGGAGCAATTATAAGAACTGCTGAATGTACAGGTGTAAACGGAATAATTATTCAAAAAAGCGGTTCTGCACCAGTGAATGCAGAAACTATTAAAACCTCAGCAGGAGCTGCATTTAAAGTACCTATTTGTAAAGTTGATCATATTAAAGATGCTATATTCCAATTGCAAGCTTCTGACATCAAACTAGTAGCAGCAACGGAAAAAACAGAAGACTCGATTTACAAAGTTGATATGAATCAACCCATTGCTATCATAATGGGATCTGAACATAAAGGTGTTAGTAACTCCGTACTTAAAATGGTAGATTACAAAGCCAAACTTCCACTTCTGGGAGAGATTGAATCCTTAAATGTATCAGTAGCTTGTGGTGCCTTTTTATATGAAACTGTTAGACAAAGAATGAGTTAA
- a CDS encoding TrkH family potassium uptake protein: MENLNTKLIYRFLGITAVLNGLFMWLSIPFSFYFNDEAKWGFLNAGIVTVSIGLLLYFFNKPQQKNIQKKEGYLIVTLGWLTLSFTGMLPYIFTGAIPSVTDAFFETISGYSTTGSSILTDIESMPKGILFWRSATHWIGGMGIIVLTIAILPLLGIGGMQLFMAEAPGPSADKLHPRITDTAKRLWLIYVLLTVVEFLLLKVAGMTWFDAINHAMATVSTGGFSTKNASVAHWNGTPLIQYIIIFFMFVAGTNFVLTYFALKGKVQKVIQSEEFKYYAVGILLISTIVTIVILFFQDPSLQTSIEHPMVWGKTESAIRHALFAVISVVTTTGFVTADFTMWSFFITALFFSLFFLGGSAGSTSGGVKIVRHIVMLKNSFLEFKKSLHPNAIIPVRYDGKAVSQNIVFNILSFFILYMLIFIIGTVILAFLGLDFISAIGACASSLGNIGPAIGTVSPVDNFSHLSVGAKWFCSFLMLIGRLELFTVLILLTPFFWRKN, encoded by the coding sequence ATGGAAAATCTTAACACCAAACTTATTTACCGTTTTTTGGGTATCACAGCCGTTTTGAACGGATTATTCATGTGGTTATCTATTCCTTTTAGTTTTTATTTTAATGATGAAGCTAAGTGGGGATTCTTAAATGCTGGAATTGTTACTGTATCTATCGGTTTATTACTATATTTTTTCAATAAACCTCAACAAAAAAACATTCAGAAAAAAGAAGGATATTTAATCGTTACGTTAGGATGGTTAACTCTTTCATTTACCGGAATGCTTCCTTACATTTTTACCGGAGCTATTCCAAGTGTTACTGATGCTTTTTTTGAAACCATCTCTGGTTATTCTACAACTGGTTCTTCAATATTAACAGACATAGAATCTATGCCCAAGGGAATTTTGTTTTGGCGTAGTGCAACTCATTGGATTGGAGGTATGGGAATAATTGTATTAACCATTGCCATTTTGCCTTTATTAGGTATTGGAGGAATGCAGCTTTTTATGGCTGAAGCTCCAGGACCTTCAGCAGATAAGCTACACCCTCGAATTACAGACACTGCTAAACGACTATGGTTAATTTATGTGCTCCTTACTGTAGTAGAATTCTTACTTTTAAAAGTAGCTGGTATGACATGGTTTGATGCTATTAACCATGCCATGGCCACCGTTAGTACTGGTGGATTCTCTACAAAAAATGCGAGTGTTGCTCATTGGAATGGAACTCCTTTAATTCAGTATATCATTATCTTTTTCATGTTTGTAGCAGGTACGAACTTTGTCCTTACCTATTTTGCATTAAAAGGAAAAGTTCAAAAAGTAATTCAAAGTGAAGAATTTAAATATTACGCCGTAGGAATTCTTTTGATTTCTACAATTGTGACCATTGTTATATTATTTTTCCAAGATCCTTCCTTACAAACTAGTATAGAACACCCAATGGTTTGGGGAAAAACAGAGAGCGCTATAAGACATGCTTTGTTTGCTGTTATCTCTGTTGTAACAACCACCGGTTTCGTAACTGCAGATTTTACCATGTGGAGCTTTTTTATTACAGCTTTATTCTTCTCTTTATTCTTTCTAGGAGGATCTGCAGGATCAACATCAGGAGGTGTAAAAATAGTACGTCATATAGTAATGCTTAAGAATAGCTTTTTAGAGTTTAAAAAATCACTACATCCTAATGCCATTATACCTGTTCGTTATGATGGGAAGGCCGTTAGTCAAAATATTGTATTCAATATTTTATCCTTTTTTATCCTATATATGCTCATATTCATTATTGGAACGGTGATTTTAGCTTTCTTAGGACTTGACTTTATTTCCGCTATTGGTGCTTGTGCCTCTTCTCTAGGAAATATTGGGCCTGCCATAGGTACAGTAAGTCCTGTAGATAATTTCTCACACCTTTCTGTTGGAGCCAAATGGTTTTGCTCATTCCTAATGCTTATAGGGCGTTTAGAGTTATTTACTGTATTAATCTTATTAACTCCTTTTTTCTGGAGAAAGAACTAA
- a CDS encoding YjjG family noncanonical pyrimidine nucleotidase yields the protein MLSVKHIFFDLDHTLWDFDKNSKLTFKQIFEEQQIDLNIDVFLEVYMPINFEYWRLYREDKIEKEALRYGRLKDTFDQLKFSATDDLIHQISHDYISYLPNYNYLIDGTIELLEYLKPKYELHIITNGFEEVQNLKLEESGIKKYFNEIITSEEVGVKKPNVKVFEYAFERAACLAHESIMIGDSYEADVLGGINAGMLAVYFNPEKKEENGVLSIAKLSQLKQYL from the coding sequence ATGCTAAGTGTTAAACATATTTTCTTCGATTTAGATCATACATTATGGGATTTTGATAAAAATTCCAAGCTTACATTCAAACAAATATTTGAAGAGCAACAAATTGATCTCAATATTGATGTTTTTCTGGAAGTATATATGCCCATAAACTTTGAATATTGGAGGTTATATAGAGAAGATAAAATTGAAAAAGAAGCGTTGAGATATGGAAGACTGAAAGATACATTTGATCAGTTGAAATTTAGTGCTACTGATGATTTAATACATCAAATTTCACATGATTATATAAGTTATTTACCAAATTATAATTATTTAATTGATGGAACTATAGAGCTTCTTGAATACCTAAAGCCTAAATATGAGTTGCACATTATAACCAACGGTTTTGAAGAGGTGCAAAATTTGAAGTTGGAAGAATCGGGAATTAAAAAATATTTTAATGAGATTATAACTTCAGAGGAAGTAGGAGTTAAAAAACCAAATGTGAAGGTTTTTGAGTATGCCTTTGAAAGAGCGGCTTGTTTGGCTCATGAATCAATAATGATTGGAGATAGTTATGAAGCTGATGTGTTAGGAGGAATAAATGCTGGTATGTTAGCCGTTTATTTTAATCCTGAAAAAAAGGAGGAAAATGGAGTCTTATCAATAGCTAAACTGAGTCAATTAAAGCAATATTTGTAG
- a CDS encoding replication-associated recombination protein A encodes MNQPLAERIRPKSLNDYISQQHLVGKNGILTNHIKQGIIPSLILWGPPGIGKTTLANIIANESKRPFYTLSAISSGVKDVREVIEKAKQSSGLFTQKNPILFIDEIHRFSKSQQDSLLGAVERGWVTLIGATTENPSFEVIPALLSRCQVYILNSFEKEDMLALLHRAMEQDEVLAKKNITLKETDALFRVSGGDARKLLNVFDLLVASEEQVEITNKLVLEKVQKNTVRYDKTGEQHYDIVSAFIKSIRGSDPNAAVYWLARMIEGGEDVKFIARRLLILASEDIGNANPTALILANNTFQAVSTIGYPESRIILSQCAIYLANSAKSNASYMAINNAQQLVKQTGDLSVPLSIRNAPTKLMKDLEYGKDYKYSHSYPGNFVVQEFMPKEIEGTKLYEPGNNSRENNFRDILKQRWKEKYNY; translated from the coding sequence ATGAATCAACCTTTGGCAGAACGTATACGACCAAAATCACTAAATGATTACATAAGTCAGCAACATTTAGTGGGTAAAAATGGAATTTTAACCAATCACATTAAACAAGGTATTATTCCTTCTTTAATTCTTTGGGGTCCTCCCGGTATTGGAAAAACAACTTTAGCAAACATTATTGCCAACGAGTCTAAACGACCATTTTATACTTTAAGTGCCATTAGTTCAGGAGTGAAAGATGTACGAGAGGTTATTGAAAAAGCAAAACAAAGTAGTGGACTGTTTACTCAGAAAAACCCTATTTTGTTTATTGATGAAATTCATAGATTTAGCAAGTCTCAACAAGATTCTCTCTTAGGAGCTGTGGAGCGTGGATGGGTGACCTTAATAGGTGCTACAACAGAAAACCCTAGCTTTGAAGTTATTCCCGCATTATTGTCTAGATGTCAAGTTTATATCCTAAATTCTTTTGAAAAAGAAGATATGCTTGCCTTGCTTCATAGAGCAATGGAGCAAGATGAAGTTCTTGCTAAAAAAAACATTACATTAAAAGAAACAGATGCACTTTTTCGTGTTTCTGGTGGTGATGCTCGTAAACTTTTGAACGTTTTTGACTTGTTAGTTGCCTCTGAGGAGCAAGTTGAGATTACCAACAAACTCGTCTTAGAAAAAGTTCAAAAAAATACTGTTCGATATGATAAAACTGGAGAGCAGCATTATGATATTGTTTCCGCTTTTATTAAATCTATCAGAGGAAGTGACCCAAATGCTGCAGTATATTGGTTAGCCCGAATGATAGAAGGTGGCGAAGACGTTAAATTTATTGCAAGACGATTACTAATCTTGGCTTCAGAAGATATTGGTAATGCAAACCCTACTGCATTAATCTTGGCTAATAACACTTTTCAGGCCGTTAGTACTATAGGATATCCGGAGTCAAGAATTATATTAAGTCAATGTGCAATTTATCTTGCTAACTCCGCCAAAAGTAATGCATCCTATATGGCTATAAATAACGCTCAACAATTGGTAAAGCAAACTGGTGATTTATCTGTTCCCTTGTCTATTAGAAATGCTCCAACCAAATTAATGAAAGATCTTGAATATGGAAAAGATTATAAATACTCACATAGCTACCCTGGAAACTTTGTAGTACAAGAATTCATGCCTAAAGAGATTGAGGGAACTAAGCTCTATGAACCAGGTAATAACTCAAGAGAAAATAATTTTAGAGATATTTTAAAACAGCGCTGGAAAGAAAAGTATAACTATTAA